From Erwinia pyri, a single genomic window includes:
- a CDS encoding AsmA family protein, translated as MSRAGKIISWVVGIFLLLVIVVVVIIATFDWNRLKPTINQKVSMEINRPFAIRGDLGVTWERNRDEPGWRSWVPWPQVHAEDILLGNPPEIPEVTMVHLQRADATLSPLALMGKEIFIPWIKLTQPDARLIQTADKKNNWTFNLAGSDKPDANQAPSAWTFRLDNIMFDRAQIAYRDAINKADVQVTVNPLGKPVPYVQVAGSKDDKSQKGASDFVFGWKAAGTYNDEKLTGDGKIGGMLSLRSKTNPFPLEADVRNGTTRVQVGGTLQDPLNLGGLNIRLRFSGDTLGNLYGLTGVLLPDTPPYETDGHLIARFQQKGGPVFRYENFNGHIGDSDIHGSMTYTQSKPRPKLEGSLESKQLRMADLGPLIGVDSGKGSGKTGQAKNKRGEDASQPADRVLPHDKFNTKSWDVMDADVKFSGKRIEHSNSLPLSDLYTHLVLKNGSLLLDPLRFGIAGGNLNSTIRMEGDRTPMRARADLHARNLKLKQLFPDVEAMQSSMGQLNGDATLSGTGNSVADILATSNGDLKMLMNDGVISRSLMEIVGLNVGNYVVGKLFGDDQVRINCAAADLQVNNGLASTKLFVFDTENAVINISGTTNFANERMDLSIDPESKGIRIVTLRSPLYVRGTFKNPDAGVKAGPLLARGAAAVALGTVVGPAAALLALISPSDNEDNQCTNVLQQMKKK; from the coding sequence ATGTCGCGTGCGGGAAAAATAATTAGCTGGGTTGTCGGGATCTTTTTGTTGCTGGTGATCGTGGTGGTGGTGATCATCGCTACGTTTGACTGGAACCGTCTTAAACCTACCATTAACCAGAAAGTCTCGATGGAAATTAACCGTCCTTTCGCCATTCGTGGCGATTTAGGTGTGACCTGGGAACGCAATCGTGATGAACCAGGCTGGCGCAGTTGGGTGCCGTGGCCGCAGGTGCATGCGGAAGATATCCTGCTCGGCAATCCACCTGAGATCCCGGAAGTCACTATGGTTCATCTGCAGCGTGCGGATGCGACTCTCTCCCCGCTGGCGCTGATGGGTAAGGAAATCTTTATCCCATGGATCAAGCTGACGCAGCCTGATGCACGTCTGATCCAGACGGCGGATAAAAAGAACAACTGGACCTTTAATCTTGCCGGCAGCGATAAGCCGGATGCAAATCAGGCGCCTTCTGCCTGGACCTTCCGCCTTGACAACATTATGTTTGACCGGGCCCAGATTGCCTACCGCGATGCGATAAACAAGGCTGATGTGCAGGTAACCGTGAACCCGCTGGGTAAACCGGTGCCCTATGTGCAGGTGGCAGGCAGCAAAGATGATAAAAGCCAGAAAGGCGCCTCTGATTTTGTCTTTGGCTGGAAAGCCGCCGGGACTTATAACGATGAGAAGCTGACCGGTGACGGTAAAATCGGCGGTATGCTCTCGCTGCGCAGCAAAACCAACCCTTTCCCGCTGGAGGCGGACGTACGCAACGGCACCACGCGGGTACAGGTTGGCGGTACCTTACAGGACCCGTTAAACCTTGGAGGACTCAATATCCGCTTACGTTTCTCTGGCGATACGCTGGGCAACCTCTATGGTTTGACCGGTGTTCTGCTGCCTGATACTCCTCCTTATGAAACGGATGGTCATCTGATTGCCCGTTTCCAGCAGAAGGGGGGACCGGTATTCCGTTATGAGAACTTCAACGGCCATATCGGCGACAGTGATATACACGGCTCCATGACCTATACCCAGAGCAAACCGCGTCCCAAGCTTGAAGGCTCTCTGGAGTCAAAACAGTTGAGAATGGCCGACCTGGGGCCGTTGATTGGCGTGGACTCAGGTAAAGGAAGCGGAAAAACCGGGCAGGCAAAAAACAAGCGCGGTGAGGATGCCAGCCAGCCTGCAGACCGCGTATTACCGCATGATAAGTTTAATACCAAAAGCTGGGACGTGATGGATGCTGACGTTAAATTCAGCGGCAAGCGTATCGAGCACAGCAATTCGCTTCCGCTCAGCGATCTCTACACGCACCTGGTACTGAAAAATGGCAGTTTATTGCTGGATCCGCTGCGCTTTGGCATTGCCGGAGGCAACCTCAACTCAACCATTCGCATGGAGGGGGATCGTACGCCGATGCGGGCGCGCGCCGATCTGCATGCGCGAAATCTGAAACTGAAGCAGCTGTTCCCGGATGTTGAAGCGATGCAAAGCAGTATGGGGCAGCTGAACGGTGATGCCACCCTGAGCGGTACCGGTAATTCGGTGGCGGATATTCTGGCGACCAGCAACGGCGACCTGAAAATGCTGATGAATGACGGCGTGATCAGCCGGAGCCTGATGGAGATTGTCGGACTGAATGTCGGTAACTACGTGGTGGGTAAACTGTTTGGCGACGACCAGGTCCGCATCAACTGTGCGGCGGCAGATCTTCAGGTCAACAATGGACTGGCCTCGACCAAACTCTTTGTTTTCGATACCGAGAATGCGGTCATCAACATCAGCGGTACCACCAACTTCGCCAACGAACGCATGGATCTGTCGATTGACCCGGAAAGTAAGGGCATCCGCATCGTCACGCTGCGTTCGCCGCTCTATGTGCGTGGCACCTTCAAGAACCCCGATGCGGGCGTGAAGGCAGGCCCGCTGCTTGCACGTGGTGCCGCAGCGGTAGCGCTGGGCACGGTAGTCGGCCCGGCGGCAGCTCTGCTGGCACTGATTTCCCCGAGCGATAACGAGGATAATCAGTGTACGAATGTGCTGCAGCAGATGAAGAAAAAATAG
- a CDS encoding MFS transporter, whose translation MQASIAPSPDAENDATPVNSRSKVVVASLVGTAIEFFDFYIYATAAVIVFPHIFFPQGDATVATLQSLATFAIAFVARPIGSAVFGHFGDRVGRKATLVASLLTMGISTVAIGLLPGYETIGVFAPLLLALARFGQGLGLGGEWGGAALLATENAPAKKRALYGSFPQLGAPIGFFFANGTFLLLSWLLTDQQFMAWGWRVPFILSAVLVLVGLYVRVSLNESPVFAKVKKEKKQVKVPIGTLLSRHMKATILGTFIMLATYTLFYIMTVYSMTYGTTPAPGGLGFPRNTMLWMLMLAVIGFGVMVPIAGMLADRFGRRKTMIVITLMIIAFSLIFPSMLGSGNQLLVMAFLLCGLSIMGLTFGPMGALLPELFPTEVRYTGASFSYNLSSILGASVAPYIATWLAHTYGLFYVGIYLAAMACLTLIALLLSKETRHESLFD comes from the coding sequence ATGCAAGCCTCCATCGCACCATCTCCCGACGCCGAAAACGATGCCACGCCCGTTAACTCACGCAGTAAAGTGGTGGTTGCTTCGTTGGTCGGTACGGCTATCGAATTTTTCGATTTCTATATTTACGCTACCGCTGCGGTTATCGTCTTCCCGCATATTTTCTTTCCGCAGGGTGACGCCACGGTAGCCACGCTACAGTCGCTGGCGACCTTTGCTATTGCCTTTGTGGCACGTCCTATTGGTTCCGCCGTGTTCGGCCACTTTGGTGACCGTGTCGGCCGTAAAGCCACGCTGGTCGCCTCGTTACTGACCATGGGCATTTCCACGGTGGCGATCGGCCTGCTGCCGGGTTATGAAACCATCGGCGTCTTTGCTCCCCTGCTGCTGGCGCTGGCGCGCTTTGGTCAGGGTTTGGGGCTGGGCGGAGAGTGGGGTGGCGCAGCGCTGCTGGCAACGGAGAACGCACCTGCCAAAAAACGGGCGCTTTACGGCTCCTTTCCTCAGTTGGGTGCGCCGATTGGCTTCTTCTTTGCTAACGGCACCTTCCTGCTGCTCTCCTGGCTGCTGACAGACCAGCAGTTTATGGCGTGGGGCTGGCGCGTACCCTTTATTCTCTCTGCCGTGCTGGTGCTGGTTGGGCTTTATGTTCGCGTATCGCTGAACGAGTCCCCGGTCTTTGCCAAAGTGAAGAAAGAGAAGAAACAGGTAAAAGTGCCGATCGGGACGCTGCTATCCAGGCATATGAAGGCGACGATCCTCGGTACCTTTATTATGCTGGCTACCTATACCCTGTTCTACATCATGACCGTTTACTCCATGACCTACGGCACTACGCCAGCGCCTGGCGGGCTGGGCTTCCCACGCAATACCATGCTGTGGATGCTGATGCTGGCGGTGATTGGTTTTGGCGTGATGGTGCCGATTGCCGGTATGCTGGCGGACCGCTTTGGTCGCCGTAAGACGATGATTGTAATTACGCTGATGATTATCGCCTTCTCGCTGATTTTCCCGAGCATGTTAGGGTCTGGCAATCAGCTGCTGGTGATGGCGTTCCTGCTGTGCGGCCTGAGCATTATGGGACTGACGTTTGGCCCGATGGGCGCGCTGCTGCCGGAGCTGTTCCCGACGGAAGTGCGTTATACCGGCGCCTCGTTCTCCTATAATCTGTCGTCGATACTGGGCGCTTCTGTCGCTCCCTATATCGCTACCTGGTTAGCGCACACTTATGGTCTGTTCTATGTGGGTATCTATCTGGCCGCGATGGCCTGCCTGACGCTGATTGCTTTGCTCCTCAGTAAAGAAACCCGTCACGAATCCCTTTTCGACTAA
- a CDS encoding alpha/beta hydrolase encodes MLQRTRIWLKRTAIVAILALIVLLGLRVALTERGPDLALWHTWVPEELSESQLDRTDWAGYLQNEQKIFAEMKLNVSDKLQQTDPETYNRYAEHSPVYPGHFATDWNRSYIMMPQGKPRGAVVLLHGLTDSPYSLRHFAEDYRQHGYVAVAIRLPGHGTVPAALTSVEWEEWMAATRLAVREARKLAPDGTPLQIVGFSNGGALAMKYALDALEDPALAAPSRLILISPMIGVSSYARYAGLAGLPSVFPAFARSAWLSILPEFNPFKYNSFPVKAARQSWLLTSALQTQLHRDQASHLLDKLPPVLTFQSVADATVSTPAVVRGLYNLLPANGSELVLFDINQSVQLSPLMRSSARHAAEHLLPPPPRRYTTTLVTNAPAKSNIEVANSTAAGSTEIRSTPLGLNYPPDVYSLSHVALPFPLTDSLYGRTPTRPGEFGVSFGSLTPRGERAVLMVSLDTLMRQSSNPFFPWMLERVNATLR; translated from the coding sequence ATGCTACAGCGAACCAGAATCTGGCTGAAACGCACGGCGATTGTGGCAATACTGGCGTTAATTGTGCTGTTAGGGCTGCGCGTGGCGCTGACCGAGCGTGGGCCCGATTTAGCGCTGTGGCACACCTGGGTGCCGGAAGAGCTGAGTGAGAGCCAGCTGGATCGCACCGACTGGGCGGGCTATCTGCAGAATGAGCAGAAAATCTTTGCAGAGATGAAGCTTAACGTCAGCGATAAGCTGCAGCAGACGGATCCGGAAACCTACAACCGTTACGCAGAGCACAGCCCCGTTTATCCGGGCCATTTTGCTACGGACTGGAATCGCTCCTACATCATGATGCCGCAGGGTAAACCGCGCGGCGCAGTAGTGTTGCTGCATGGTCTTACTGATTCGCCCTACAGTCTGCGCCATTTTGCGGAAGATTACCGGCAGCATGGCTATGTGGCGGTTGCCATACGCCTGCCGGGACATGGGACCGTACCTGCTGCCCTGACCAGCGTTGAATGGGAAGAGTGGATGGCCGCTACCCGGCTGGCAGTGCGGGAGGCACGAAAACTTGCGCCTGACGGAACGCCGTTGCAGATCGTCGGTTTCTCTAACGGCGGCGCGCTGGCGATGAAATATGCCCTGGACGCGCTGGAGGATCCGGCGTTAGCCGCCCCCAGCCGGTTAATCCTGATTTCACCCATGATTGGCGTCAGCAGCTATGCCCGCTACGCCGGGCTGGCTGGCCTGCCTTCTGTTTTTCCCGCCTTTGCGCGCTCCGCCTGGCTGAGCATCCTGCCGGAGTTTAACCCTTTCAAATACAACTCATTTCCGGTGAAAGCGGCCCGTCAGTCCTGGCTGCTCACCAGCGCCCTGCAAACCCAGCTGCACCGCGACCAGGCCAGCCATCTGTTGGATAAACTTCCGCCGGTGCTGACCTTTCAGTCAGTAGCGGATGCCACGGTCAGCACGCCAGCCGTGGTAAGAGGATTATATAATTTGCTGCCTGCTAACGGCAGTGAGCTGGTGCTGTTTGATATCAATCAGTCGGTGCAGCTTTCGCCGCTGATGCGCAGCAGTGCCAGACATGCGGCAGAACATCTGCTGCCGCCTCCGCCCCGCCGCTATACCACCACGCTGGTCACCAATGCCCCGGCAAAGAGTAATATTGAGGTCGCTAACAGCACGGCCGCAGGCAGCACAGAGATCCGGAGCACGCCGCTGGGGCTGAATTATCCCCCGGATGTCTATTCGCTCTCCCACGTGGCACTGCCCTTCCCGCTTACCGATTCCCTTTATGGCAGAACGCCAACGCGGCCGGGTGAATTTGGGGTGAGCTTCGGCTCGCTGACGCCACGGGGAGAACGTGCGGTGCTGATGGTGAGTCTGGATACGTTGATGCGCCAGTCCTCCAACCCTTTCTTTCCGTGGATGCTTGAGCGCGTCAATGCCACGCTGAGATAA
- a CDS encoding DUF1158 family protein: MKNPFLTFLMPMSTLMLGMLSALLLPAPWFGLSLTYRLMAIFHFSDIGQLYTLVFCLWFLLLGAIEYFIIRFIYLRFVKV; encoded by the coding sequence ATGAAAAACCCGTTTCTGACCTTTTTAATGCCGATGAGCACGCTGATGCTGGGCATGCTCTCCGCTTTATTGTTACCCGCGCCCTGGTTTGGCCTCAGCCTGACTTACCGACTGATGGCGATATTCCATTTCAGCGATATCGGCCAGCTCTATACGCTGGTCTTTTGCCTGTGGTTCCTGCTGCTGGGCGCCATTGAGTATTTTATTATCCGTTTCATCTATCTGCGCTTTGTAAAAGTCTGA
- the mntP gene encoding manganese efflux pump MntP, with the protein MNMYATLILAFGMSMDAFAAALGKGACLHRPSVKEALRTGLIFGVIEALTPLIGWAVGIAASHYVMAWDHWVAFILLFVLGARMIREGFRKKEDVDEAPQSHSFMLLATTAVATSLDAMAVGVGLAFLQVNIVATALAIGASTMIMATTGILLGRFLGPVMGKWAEIFGGVVLIGIGSTILIEHLNLFP; encoded by the coding sequence ATGAACATGTACGCCACTCTCATTCTGGCCTTTGGTATGTCAATGGATGCCTTTGCAGCGGCTCTCGGCAAAGGCGCCTGTCTGCACCGCCCTTCGGTGAAAGAGGCGCTGCGGACGGGATTAATCTTTGGTGTAATTGAGGCGCTGACTCCGCTGATTGGCTGGGCAGTCGGCATCGCTGCCAGCCATTACGTGATGGCCTGGGATCACTGGGTTGCCTTCATTTTGCTGTTTGTGCTTGGCGCCCGCATGATCCGGGAAGGCTTCCGTAAAAAAGAGGATGTTGACGAAGCGCCGCAAAGTCACAGCTTTATGCTGTTGGCTACCACAGCGGTAGCAACCAGCCTGGATGCGATGGCGGTGGGCGTAGGGCTGGCTTTCCTGCAGGTCAACATTGTCGCTACCGCGCTGGCGATTGGCGCATCAACCATGATTATGGCCACGACCGGTATATTGCTGGGACGCTTCCTGGGCCCGGTGATGGGTAAATGGGCAGAAATTTTTGGCGGCGTGGTGCTGATCGGGATTGGCAGCACCATCCTGATCGAGCATCTGAATCTTTTTCCCTGA
- the azuC gene encoding stress response protein AzuC, translating into MKKLLKRVLHSYVEVFKHVPPGAMS; encoded by the coding sequence ATGAAAAAATTACTTAAACGCGTGTTGCACAGCTATGTTGAAGTCTTTAAACACGTACCGCCGGGTGCCATGTCTTAA
- a CDS encoding SDR family oxidoreductase — translation MTITANKVAIVTGASRGIGAQIALRLGEEGFNVVVNYASSASEAEEVVTQLKAMGVEGLAVKADVSRSDDVAAMFDAAQHHFGRIDVLVNNAGVLKTLPLMEHSDELFAQTFAINVQGTFNTLREAGKRLEEGGRIINLSSSAIGLNMPGYAIYNGTKAAVEAFTHTFAKELRGRQITVNAVAPGPVATDLFLTGKSEELIQSLANLNPMQRLGQPDDIAAVVAFLAGEQSGWINGQVIRANGGMV, via the coding sequence ATGACGATTACAGCGAATAAAGTTGCCATTGTGACCGGCGCATCACGCGGAATCGGAGCGCAGATCGCGCTTCGCCTTGGGGAAGAGGGATTCAACGTAGTGGTGAATTATGCCAGCAGCGCCAGCGAAGCCGAAGAGGTGGTGACTCAGCTCAAAGCGATGGGCGTAGAGGGGCTGGCGGTGAAAGCGGACGTCTCCCGATCTGATGATGTGGCTGCGATGTTCGATGCTGCTCAGCACCATTTTGGCCGTATTGACGTGCTGGTGAATAACGCGGGCGTGTTGAAAACGCTGCCGCTGATGGAACATTCAGACGAGTTGTTCGCCCAAACTTTTGCTATCAATGTGCAGGGCACATTTAACACACTGCGTGAAGCCGGGAAGCGCCTGGAGGAGGGCGGCAGGATTATTAATCTCTCCAGCTCCGCTATCGGTCTGAATATGCCTGGCTACGCGATTTATAACGGCACTAAAGCCGCCGTGGAAGCCTTTACCCATACCTTCGCCAAAGAGTTGCGCGGGCGGCAGATAACCGTCAATGCCGTTGCGCCAGGGCCGGTTGCCACAGATCTGTTTTTAACCGGGAAAAGCGAAGAGCTGATCCAGAGTCTGGCGAACCTGAACCCGATGCAGCGCCTGGGGCAGCCGGATGATATTGCCGCCGTGGTGGCCTTCCTGGCGGGCGAACAGAGCGGCTGGATCAACGGTCAGGTAATCCGCGCCAACGGCGGGATGGTCTGA
- the cbpA gene encoding curved DNA-binding protein: protein MEFKDYYALLEVDPSADLKTIKTAYRRLARKYHPDVSTDADAERKFKLMAEAYEVLKDSERRAEYDQLRQHRDDPRFSGASPGAGGGHWQHEQGGAGDYSDFFESVFGRHASGFQGQTRRHPPRRGQDLEMEVPLFLEETLAGDSRTVSFTVPVLDESGRQIDEVKKTLKVKIPAGVTDGERIRLKGQGVAGSQGAANGDLYLVIRLAPHPLFEVDGQNLHIVVPVAPWEAALGATVQVPTLTGKISLTIPPASQNGQRLRVRGKGLSGKTSSGDLYAILKVVMPANTDEQSAALWRELAEKAAFDPRAAWGATS from the coding sequence ATGGAATTTAAAGACTACTATGCGCTGCTGGAGGTTGATCCTTCAGCCGATTTAAAAACAATTAAAACGGCTTACCGACGGCTGGCGCGGAAATATCACCCGGACGTCAGTACCGACGCGGATGCCGAACGCAAGTTCAAGCTGATGGCGGAAGCTTACGAGGTGCTGAAAGACAGCGAGCGTCGGGCCGAGTATGACCAGCTCCGCCAGCATCGCGACGATCCCCGTTTTTCCGGAGCCTCTCCCGGCGCCGGCGGCGGCCACTGGCAGCATGAGCAGGGCGGCGCGGGCGACTACTCCGACTTCTTCGAGTCTGTCTTTGGCCGTCATGCCAGTGGGTTTCAGGGACAAACGCGACGACATCCCCCCAGACGCGGTCAGGATCTGGAGATGGAAGTGCCGCTGTTTCTTGAAGAGACGCTGGCAGGCGATAGCCGGACTGTCTCCTTCACCGTACCGGTCCTGGATGAATCTGGCCGACAGATCGACGAAGTAAAGAAAACGCTTAAGGTGAAAATCCCGGCTGGCGTTACAGATGGCGAACGCATCCGCCTGAAAGGTCAGGGCGTGGCGGGCAGCCAGGGCGCAGCTAACGGCGATCTCTACCTGGTTATCCGGCTGGCGCCCCATCCGCTGTTTGAGGTTGACGGGCAAAACCTGCATATCGTGGTGCCGGTTGCGCCGTGGGAGGCCGCTCTGGGCGCTACCGTTCAGGTGCCTACCCTGACCGGAAAAATATCGCTGACAATCCCGCCCGCCAGCCAGAACGGCCAGCGGCTTCGCGTCAGGGGCAAGGGGCTGTCCGGTAAAACCAGCAGCGGCGATCTCTATGCCATTCTGAAAGTGGTCATGCCCGCTAACACTGACGAACAGAGTGCAGCGCTGTGGCGTGAGCTGGCGGAAAAAGCCGCGTTTGATCCGCGCGCTGCATGGGGGGCTACATCATGA
- a CDS encoding chaperone modulator CbpM yields MTELARYTVIEICRSVDISPEELTEVVGLGVITPTESEPQWVFDYYAVHQLRRARRLQIELELEWSGIALALTLLDKVDRLEKENLLLRRQLERLLHSA; encoded by the coding sequence ATGACTGAACTCGCAAGGTATACCGTGATTGAGATCTGCCGTTCGGTGGATATTTCTCCGGAGGAGTTAACGGAAGTGGTGGGGTTGGGCGTCATCACGCCGACTGAGAGCGAGCCGCAGTGGGTTTTTGACTATTACGCCGTGCATCAGCTGCGGCGTGCAAGAAGGTTGCAGATTGAACTGGAGCTGGAATGGTCAGGCATTGCTCTGGCACTGACGCTGCTGGACAAAGTCGACCGGCTGGAAAAGGAAAATCTTCTGCTCAGGCGGCAGTTAGAGCGGTTACTGCACAGCGCCTGA